Proteins from a genomic interval of Desulfotomaculum sp.:
- a CDS encoding ABC transporter ATP-binding protein → MDILLIYVRELFDLSPKKLIINMMLMVVLGIIEGIGILMIIPLLMVSGIIPGIQESSGLTFWLNHIFQVAGVPLNLPVILLLYIGLNFGQSWLQRFQTMLNFDIQQSFAVFLSSRLFRAVAYAEWQLLISKTKSDIANVIINELIRVYSGVNFFLQIITNSLITLIQIIFAFFISPALTCLVIAGAFILFMSLQTFTKESRRMGQHISDLNRDLLFDLTEHLNGIKEIKSYGVEAAQIRNFVNTRNMMKENLVRFNAIQTRTAMAYKVGAAIFISLFLFSAIEIFKPNPQVLIIIAVISARLWPRLASFQTGLQNINMTLPAFRTAKELENQCLAARENLPEEGSMRRMELRYGVEFRNVSFFYDSNRISCAVKEVNFKLPVGTTTAFVGVSGAGKSTLVDLLIGLLTPKEGDILIDGDPLLDNLRPWRNSIGYVPQDALLFNASIRDNLLWACPDAAEDDIWESLRLAAIDSFIGSLPNGLDTVVGDRGVRLSGGERQRVVLARALLRKPSVLILDEATSSLDSENETRIQQAIENLQGKMTIVIIAHRISTIRNADQIFVLEQGQIVEQGNYQSLTKNKDGRFYALASQYSDEGRATT, encoded by the coding sequence ATGGATATCCTTTTAATTTATGTCAGGGAGTTATTCGATTTATCTCCAAAGAAACTGATTATTAATATGATGCTGATGGTTGTGCTTGGCATAATAGAGGGCATAGGCATATTAATGATCATACCATTATTAATGGTATCCGGAATTATTCCCGGTATACAAGAGAGCAGCGGATTGACTTTCTGGCTGAATCATATTTTTCAAGTTGCCGGCGTACCATTAAATTTGCCGGTTATATTATTGTTGTATATAGGTCTTAATTTTGGGCAGAGTTGGCTGCAGCGCTTTCAAACCATGCTTAATTTTGATATACAGCAGTCATTTGCTGTTTTTTTGTCTTCCAGGTTGTTTCGGGCTGTAGCCTATGCCGAGTGGCAGCTTTTGATATCCAAGACTAAATCGGATATTGCCAATGTTATTATAAATGAATTAATACGTGTTTATTCAGGTGTGAATTTTTTCTTGCAGATAATAACTAATTCCCTGATTACTTTAATACAAATTATTTTTGCTTTTTTTATTTCTCCTGCACTGACTTGTTTAGTGATAGCCGGGGCTTTTATTTTATTTATGTCTTTACAAACTTTTACCAAAGAGTCACGCAGGATGGGCCAACATATTTCAGATTTAAACCGTGATCTGCTTTTTGATCTTACAGAGCATTTAAACGGTATAAAAGAAATTAAGAGTTATGGTGTTGAGGCTGCTCAAATACGTAATTTTGTCAATACACGTAATATGATGAAGGAGAATTTGGTCAGATTTAACGCAATTCAGACCAGGACAGCCATGGCGTATAAAGTTGGCGCGGCTATCTTTATAAGCTTGTTCTTGTTCAGCGCAATCGAGATATTCAAGCCAAATCCTCAGGTGCTCATAATAATTGCCGTTATTTCGGCACGTCTCTGGCCTAGGCTTGCTTCCTTTCAAACGGGTTTGCAGAATATTAATATGACGCTTCCCGCTTTTCGTACTGCTAAAGAATTGGAAAATCAATGCCTTGCCGCCCGTGAGAACCTGCCGGAAGAAGGAAGCATGAGAAGGATGGAATTAAGGTACGGAGTCGAATTTCGTAATGTTTCTTTTTTCTATGACTCCAATCGTATAAGTTGCGCTGTTAAAGAAGTTAATTTTAAACTTCCTGTCGGTACAACTACTGCTTTTGTTGGTGTATCCGGTGCAGGAAAAAGCACTTTGGTAGATTTATTAATCGGGTTATTAACGCCAAAGGAAGGAGATATTTTAATAGACGGTGACCCATTGCTGGATAATTTACGTCCGTGGAGAAATTCTATAGGTTACGTACCGCAGGACGCCCTTTTATTTAACGCCAGCATCAGGGATAACCTGTTATGGGCTTGTCCGGATGCCGCAGAGGATGATATATGGGAATCCTTGCGGTTAGCTGCTATCGATTCCTTTATCGGCAGCCTTCCAAATGGGCTGGATACAGTTGTGGGCGATAGGGGAGTGCGTTTATCCGGAGGTGAGCGGCAGCGTGTTGTTCTGGCGAGGGCGCTTTTAAGAAAGCCGTCGGTTCTTATTTTGGATGAAGCCACGAGTTCCTTGGATTCTGAAAACGAAACACGTATCCAGCAAGCTATTGAAAACCTGCAGGGTAAAATGACAATCGTAATTATCGCTCATCGTATATCAACGATTAGGAATGCTGACCAGATTTTCGTGCTTGAGCAGGGGCAAATCGTGGAGCAGGGTAATTATCAATCGTTGACGAAAAACAAAGATGGCCGGTTTTATGCTTTAGCCAGCCAATATAGTGATGAAGGCCGTGCAACCACTTAA
- a CDS encoding asparagine synthetase B yields MSAICGIYYLDGRPVALETGTAMMRELGIYHVDDTGVWRDGHVFLGCHARHVTPESVQEILPFYDDEAGLSITADAVIDNRVDLHDRLSIDYSLRDDMTDSQLILQAYRKWDQDCLKYLIGDFSFVIWDEKRQKLFCAVDHTGTRALYYFHSSELFAFSTLIKPLFVLPEITKEYDENWIADFLAMPSVMHQLDAELTLYRNIYLLPAGHTLTVCPSGAEKRVYWQIERYNELKLKTDHEYEEALLEVLGEAIRCRMRSIRPVGVMMSGGLDSTSVACLVAREMAVRGLRLQVFSAVPMLGYRDWVPVGMLADETPLIEAVREHTGNIDVTYCRSEGKHSLSDTSRFLAVLEQPYKIIENLLWIDSIMMTAQECNIGVMLIGSAGNITISWGDSSSYLMSLLKSGQWWQFLRESRNTARRYRRPLKAWLRLMGTMLPYNLKININKIKDRDWQKKMQGLSPINPDFARHINVQERFRRFGYDPYFLRQLDSFESRKKHFKPDLFSHLGVITTKQSLAYGMSLRDPTMDKRVIEFCLSLPENQYVRNGRNRFLIRRAMNGILPDEVRQNVTMHGKQNADLAQRLQSCWTELAEEIKDIGILETERKYLDIAKIRVELEKYKTIYDDAADDFGLRMLIRSLIFSRFLRQ; encoded by the coding sequence ATGAGCGCCATATGCGGCATTTATTATCTTGACGGCAGGCCGGTTGCCTTGGAGACAGGCACAGCCATGATGCGTGAATTAGGTATCTATCATGTGGATGATACTGGAGTATGGCGAGATGGGCACGTATTTCTGGGTTGCCATGCCCGTCATGTTACTCCTGAGTCTGTTCAAGAAATTCTTCCGTTTTACGATGACGAGGCAGGGTTATCAATAACAGCGGATGCTGTTATTGATAACCGGGTTGATTTACATGACAGGCTAAGTATTGATTATTCTCTTCGAGACGATATGACGGACAGTCAGCTTATTTTGCAGGCTTACCGGAAATGGGACCAGGACTGCTTAAAATATCTTATAGGTGATTTTTCCTTTGTCATTTGGGACGAGAAGCGGCAGAAACTGTTTTGCGCTGTGGATCATACAGGTACAAGAGCATTATATTATTTTCATTCGTCAGAACTTTTTGCCTTTTCAACTTTGATCAAACCACTATTTGTGCTGCCGGAGATTACCAAGGAGTATGATGAAAATTGGATCGCCGATTTCCTGGCTATGCCTTCCGTAATGCATCAACTGGATGCAGAGTTGACCTTATATAGGAATATTTATTTATTGCCTGCCGGACATACTCTGACAGTATGCCCCAGTGGGGCGGAAAAGCGTGTTTACTGGCAGATCGAAAGGTATAATGAATTAAAATTAAAAACGGATCATGAATACGAAGAAGCCTTACTGGAAGTTCTTGGTGAAGCAATTCGATGCCGCATGCGGAGTATTCGTCCGGTGGGTGTGATGATGAGTGGAGGACTGGATTCCACCTCGGTGGCCTGTCTGGTTGCCCGGGAAATGGCTGTACGCGGCCTGCGGCTCCAGGTATTTAGCGCTGTACCTATGCTTGGCTACCGGGATTGGGTTCCCGTCGGGATGTTGGCTGATGAGACACCACTTATTGAAGCAGTAAGGGAACATACTGGAAATATCGATGTTACATATTGCCGCTCTGAAGGAAAGCACTCTTTAAGCGATACCAGCCGGTTTTTGGCAGTATTGGAGCAGCCTTACAAGATTATTGAGAACCTGCTTTGGATTGACAGTATTATGATGACGGCGCAGGAATGTAATATCGGTGTCATGTTAATAGGAAGCGCGGGCAACATAACAATTTCATGGGGCGATTCTTCATCATATCTGATGTCATTGCTAAAATCTGGTCAATGGTGGCAGTTCCTGCGCGAAAGCCGGAACACAGCCAGGCGTTACCGCAGACCGTTAAAGGCGTGGCTTAGGTTGATGGGGACGATGCTGCCATACAACTTAAAAATAAACATAAATAAAATCAAAGACCGCGATTGGCAAAAGAAGATGCAAGGCCTGTCTCCAATAAATCCGGATTTTGCCCGCCATATTAATGTACAGGAGAGATTTCGACGGTTTGGGTATGATCCTTATTTTTTAAGGCAGCTGGACTCTTTTGAATCGCGAAAAAAGCATTTTAAACCGGATTTATTCAGTCATCTCGGCGTTATTACAACCAAACAGTCGTTGGCCTATGGGATGTCGCTGCGTGACCCGACAATGGATAAGCGGGTAATCGAATTTTGTCTTAGTTTGCCGGAAAACCAGTATGTGCGCAATGGACGGAACAGGTTTTTGATCCGGCGGGCTATGAACGGCATTTTGCCGGACGAAGTGCGGCAAAACGTGACGATGCATGGTAAGCAGAACGCAGATTTAGCCCAGCGACTGCAATCTTGCTGGACAGAACTGGCTGAAGAAATAAAAGATATCGGCATTCTGGAAACTGAGCGAAAGTATCTTGATATTGCCAAGATCCGGGTTGAACTAGAAAAATATAAAACCATATATGACGATGCAGCAGATGACTTCGGCTTGCGTATGTTAATCCGCAGTCTAATCTTCAGCAGGTTTTTAAGACAGTAA